In Strigops habroptila isolate Jane chromosome 6, bStrHab1.2.pri, whole genome shotgun sequence, a single genomic region encodes these proteins:
- the SNX17 gene encoding sorting nexin-17 isoform X2: MHFSIPETETRAGDGGAAYVAYNIHVNGVLHCRVRYSQLLGLHEQLRKEYGANVVPAFPPKKIFTLTPAEVEQRREQLEKYMQAVRQDPTLGGSETFNSFLRKAQQAVASKLDLPDDLVGYFSLFLVRETKDGAFSFVRKLQEFELPYVSVTSLHNPEFRIILRKSYWDSSYDDDVMEHRVGLNLLYAQTVSDIEHGWILVNKEQHRQLKSLQEKVSKKEFIRLAQTLKYYGYLKFDPCVTDFPEKGCHVVVSAGNNELNFQVRLPNEQIKEGSFKVTRMRCWRVTSSVPMSNGPSGSSPGKSEVKLELAFEYLMSKDRLQWVTITSPQAIMLSICLQSMVDELMVKKSGGSIRKMFRRRMNGALRRSDSQQAVKSPPLLDSPDASREPMAKLSSKLTSVSLRGISHSSSANDVGANDFHGNYAFEGIGDEDL, translated from the exons GCCTACAACATCCACGTGAATGGGGTGTTGCACTGCCGAGTGCGTTACAGccagctcctggggctgcaCGAGCAG TTAAGGAAAGAGTATGGTGCTAATGTGGTCCCAGCCTTTCCCCCAAAGAAGATCTTCACACTCACCCCAGCAGAGGTGGAGCAAAGACGGGAACAGCTGGAGAAATACATGCAGGCGG TGCGGCAGGACCCGACACTTGGAGGGAGTGAGACCTTCAACAGCTTCCTGCGCAAAGCCCAGCAG GCTGTGGCCTCCAAGCTGGATCTGCCAGATGACCTGGTTGGCTACTTCAGCCTCTTCCTAGTGAGAGAGACCAAGGATGGAGCTTTCTCCT TCGTGCGGAAGCTGCAGGAGTTCGAGCTGCCGTACGTGTCCGTCACCAGCCTGCACAACCCCGAGTTCAGGATCATCCTGCGCAAGAG TTACTGGGACTCCTCCTATGATGACGATGTAATGGAGCATCGTGTGGGGTTGAACTTGCTGTATGCACAG ACGGTGTCAGACATTGAGCATGGATGGATCCTTGTCAACAAGGAACAGCACCGGCAGCTGAAGTCCCTGCAGGAAAAAGTCTCCAAGAAGGAG TTCATCCGCCTGGCCCAGACCCTCAAGTACTATGGCTATCTCAAGTTTGACCCCTGTGTCACTGACTTCCCGGAGAAGGGATGCCATGTAGTCGTCAGTGCTGGCAACAACGAGCTCAACTTCCAGGTGCGGCTGCCCAACGAGCAGATCAAGGAAGGCAGCTTCAAGGTCACACGCATGCGGTGCTGGCGGGTCACGTCCTCG GTGCCGATGAGCAATGGTCCCTCGGGGAGCAGCCCCGGGAAGTCTGAGGTGAAGCTGGAGCTGGCTTTTGAGTATCTAATGAGCAAGGACCGGCTGCAGTGGGTCACCATCACCAGTCCACAG GCCATCATGCTGAGCATCTGCCTGCAGTCCATGGTGGATGAGTTGATGGTGAAGAAGTCTGGAGGCAGCATCAGGAAG atGTTTCGCCGGCGCATGAATGGAGCCCTGCGGCGCTCAGACAGCCAGCAAGCTGTGAAATCCCCCCCGCTGCTG GACTCACCTGATGCCTCCAGGGAGCCAATGGCCAAACTCTCG AGCAAGCTCACCTCTGTCAGCCTGCGAGGAATCAGCCACTCCAGCTCTGCTAATGATGTGGGCGCTAATGACTTCCATGGCAATTATGCCTTTGAGGGCATTGGCGATGAAGATCTGTAG
- the SNX17 gene encoding sorting nexin-17 isoform X1 codes for MHFSIPETETRAGDGGAAYVAYNIHVNGVLHCRVRYSQLLGLHEQLRKEYGANVVPAFPPKKIFTLTPAEVEQRREQLEKYMQAVRQDPTLGGSETFNSFLRKAQQETQQIPTEEVVLEVLLSNGQKVKVTILTSDQTEDVLEAVASKLDLPDDLVGYFSLFLVRETKDGAFSFVRKLQEFELPYVSVTSLHNPEFRIILRKSYWDSSYDDDVMEHRVGLNLLYAQTVSDIEHGWILVNKEQHRQLKSLQEKVSKKEFIRLAQTLKYYGYLKFDPCVTDFPEKGCHVVVSAGNNELNFQVRLPNEQIKEGSFKVTRMRCWRVTSSVPMSNGPSGSSPGKSEVKLELAFEYLMSKDRLQWVTITSPQAIMLSICLQSMVDELMVKKSGGSIRKMFRRRMNGALRRSDSQQAVKSPPLLDSPDASREPMAKLSSKLTSVSLRGISHSSSANDVGANDFHGNYAFEGIGDEDL; via the exons GCCTACAACATCCACGTGAATGGGGTGTTGCACTGCCGAGTGCGTTACAGccagctcctggggctgcaCGAGCAG TTAAGGAAAGAGTATGGTGCTAATGTGGTCCCAGCCTTTCCCCCAAAGAAGATCTTCACACTCACCCCAGCAGAGGTGGAGCAAAGACGGGAACAGCTGGAGAAATACATGCAGGCGG TGCGGCAGGACCCGACACTTGGAGGGAGTGAGACCTTCAACAGCTTCCTGCGCAAAGCCCAGCAG GAGACGCAGCAGATACCCACAGAGGAGGTAGTGCTGGAAGTGCTGCTTTCCAATGGCCAGAAGGTCAAGGTCACCATCCTTACCTCGGACCAGACAGAAGATGTCCTTGAG GCTGTGGCCTCCAAGCTGGATCTGCCAGATGACCTGGTTGGCTACTTCAGCCTCTTCCTAGTGAGAGAGACCAAGGATGGAGCTTTCTCCT TCGTGCGGAAGCTGCAGGAGTTCGAGCTGCCGTACGTGTCCGTCACCAGCCTGCACAACCCCGAGTTCAGGATCATCCTGCGCAAGAG TTACTGGGACTCCTCCTATGATGACGATGTAATGGAGCATCGTGTGGGGTTGAACTTGCTGTATGCACAG ACGGTGTCAGACATTGAGCATGGATGGATCCTTGTCAACAAGGAACAGCACCGGCAGCTGAAGTCCCTGCAGGAAAAAGTCTCCAAGAAGGAG TTCATCCGCCTGGCCCAGACCCTCAAGTACTATGGCTATCTCAAGTTTGACCCCTGTGTCACTGACTTCCCGGAGAAGGGATGCCATGTAGTCGTCAGTGCTGGCAACAACGAGCTCAACTTCCAGGTGCGGCTGCCCAACGAGCAGATCAAGGAAGGCAGCTTCAAGGTCACACGCATGCGGTGCTGGCGGGTCACGTCCTCG GTGCCGATGAGCAATGGTCCCTCGGGGAGCAGCCCCGGGAAGTCTGAGGTGAAGCTGGAGCTGGCTTTTGAGTATCTAATGAGCAAGGACCGGCTGCAGTGGGTCACCATCACCAGTCCACAG GCCATCATGCTGAGCATCTGCCTGCAGTCCATGGTGGATGAGTTGATGGTGAAGAAGTCTGGAGGCAGCATCAGGAAG atGTTTCGCCGGCGCATGAATGGAGCCCTGCGGCGCTCAGACAGCCAGCAAGCTGTGAAATCCCCCCCGCTGCTG GACTCACCTGATGCCTCCAGGGAGCCAATGGCCAAACTCTCG AGCAAGCTCACCTCTGTCAGCCTGCGAGGAATCAGCCACTCCAGCTCTGCTAATGATGTGGGCGCTAATGACTTCCATGGCAATTATGCCTTTGAGGGCATTGGCGATGAAGATCTGTAG
- the ZNF513 gene encoding zinc finger protein 513 isoform X4, which produces MPRRKQSHPQPVKDTLVGKIAMPAYALSDDDCSSGYQQLSVESDPEEGGEPGPAALPCRQCGLQLAASLGQSCLQCAGTEGGRSQRIVYSCQLCPFASHYSSHLKRHMKTHNGEKPFACTQCAYASAQLVNLTRHLRTHTGEKPYHCTCCSFACSSLGNLKRHERVHSQDKPFQCAACDYRCNQSRNLKRHMLSHRLPEGEVSHQQDKDPEPLLPELSLHVGSGSGPFLPGCARLRGEEAAGLPELLFPFTCRMCGLVLDDGFAQDEGRAEQVCGRCSLAVLGTEPGASPRKGTGDKGFSCNFCPFVTHYPNHLARHMKTHSGEKPFACPLCPYASAHLDNLKRHQRVHTGEKPYKCQLCDYACGNLANLKRHGRIHSGDKPFQCSLCSYSCNQSMNLKRHMLRHTGEKPFQCRDCSYTTGHWDNYKRHQKIHGHTAESWVNPRNAKALLAPPAVGTALP; this is translated from the exons ATGCCCCGGCGGAAGCAGAGCCACCCGCAGCCGGTGAAGG ACACCCTGGTGGGGAAGATCGCCATGCCGGCGTATGCGCTGAGTGACGACGACTGCTCCTCTGGGTACCAGCAGCTGAGCGTGGAGAGCGACCCCGAGGAGGGTGGGGAGCCCGGCCCCGCAGCGCTGCCCTGCCGCCAGTGCGGGCTGCAGCTGGCTGCCAGCCTcgggcagagctgcctgcagtgcGCCGGCACGGAGGGGGGCCGCAGCCAGCGCATCGTGTactcctgccagctctgccccttcGCCTCCCACTACTCCAGCCATCTCAAGCGCCACATGAAGACACACAACGGGGAGAAGCCGTTCGCATGCACGCAGTGTGCCTATGCCTCTGCCCAGCTGGTGAACCTGACCCGACACTTGCGCACGCACACCGGGGAGAAGCCGTACCACTGCACGTGCTGCAGCTTCgcctgcagcagcctgggcaaCCTCAAACGCCACGAACGGGTCCACAGCCAGGACAAGCCCTTCCAGTGTGCTGCCTGTGACTATCGCTGCAACCAGAGCCGCAACCTGAAGAGGCACATGCTCAGCCACCGCCTGCCCGAGGGCGAGGTGTCACACCAGCAGGACAAGGACCCAG AGCCACTGCTGCCGGAGCTGAGCCTGCACGTGGGCAGCGGCAGTGGCCCCTTCCTGCCTGGCTGCGCTCGGCTGCGAGGCGAGGAGGCGGCCGGACTGCCCGAGCTGCTTTTCCCCTTCACATGCCGCATGTGCGGGCTGGTGCTGGACGACGGGTTTGCGCAGGATGAGGGGCGGGCTGAGCAGGTCTGCGGGCgctgcagcctggcagtgctgggcactgAGCCGGGCGCCAGCCCCCGCAAAGGCACTGGGGACAAAGGCTTTTCCTGCAACTTCTGCCCCTTCGTCACCCACTACCCCAACCACTTGGCACGGCACATGAAGACGCACAGTGGGGAGAAGCCATTTGCCTGCCCGCTCTGCCCCTATGCCTCTGCCCACCTCGACAACCTGAAGCGGCACCAGCGGGTGCACACGGGCGAGAAGCCCTACAAGTGCCAGCTCTGCGACTATGCCTGCGGCAACCTGGCCAACCTCAAGCGTCACGGGCGCATCCACTCGGGCGACAAGCCCTTTCAGTGCAGCCTCTGCAGCTACAGCTGCAACCAGAGCATGAACCTGAAGCGGCACATGCTGCGGCACACGGGAGAGAAGCCCTTCCAGTGCCGGGACTGCTCTTACACCACTGGTCACTGGGACAACTACAAGCGCCACCAGAAGATCCACGGCCACACAGCCGAGAGCTGGGTAAACCCACGCAATGCCAAAGCCCTCCTGGCCCCTCCAGCCGTGGGCACGGCCCTGCCCTAA
- the ZNF513 gene encoding zinc finger protein 513 isoform X2, translating into MPRRKQSHPQPVKADAEDGPEETAGAALVLPGDLLLGRGLAFEKGPPDTLVGKIAMPAYALSDDDCSSGYQQLSVESDPEEGGEPGPAALPCRQCGLQLAASLGQSCLQCAGTEGGRSQRIVYSCQLCPFASHYSSHLKRHMKTHNGEKPFACTQCAYASAQLVNLTRHLRTHTGEKPYHCTCCSFACSSLGNLKRHERVHSQDKPFQCAACDYRCNQSRNLKRHMLSHRLPEGEVSHQQDKDPEPLLPELSLHVGSGSGPFLPGCARLRGEEAAGLPELLFPFTCRMCGLVLDDGFAQDEGRAEQVCGRCSLAVLGTEPGASPRKGTGDKGFSCNFCPFVTHYPNHLARHMKTHSGEKPFACPLCPYASAHLDNLKRHQRVHTGEKPYKCQLCDYACGNLANLKRHGRIHSGDKPFQCSLCSYSCNQSMNLKRHMLRHTGEKPFQCRDCSYTTGHWDNYKRHQKIHGHTAESWVNPRNAKALLAPPAVGTALP; encoded by the exons ATGCCCCGGCGGAAGCAGAGCCACCCGCAGCCGGTGAAGG CGGACGCCGAGGACGGCCCCGAGGAGACGGCGGGAGCGGCGCTGGTGCTACCCGGCGACCTGCTCCTGGGTCGCGGCCTGGCCTTCGAGAAGGGACCGCCAG ACACCCTGGTGGGGAAGATCGCCATGCCGGCGTATGCGCTGAGTGACGACGACTGCTCCTCTGGGTACCAGCAGCTGAGCGTGGAGAGCGACCCCGAGGAGGGTGGGGAGCCCGGCCCCGCAGCGCTGCCCTGCCGCCAGTGCGGGCTGCAGCTGGCTGCCAGCCTcgggcagagctgcctgcagtgcGCCGGCACGGAGGGGGGCCGCAGCCAGCGCATCGTGTactcctgccagctctgccccttcGCCTCCCACTACTCCAGCCATCTCAAGCGCCACATGAAGACACACAACGGGGAGAAGCCGTTCGCATGCACGCAGTGTGCCTATGCCTCTGCCCAGCTGGTGAACCTGACCCGACACTTGCGCACGCACACCGGGGAGAAGCCGTACCACTGCACGTGCTGCAGCTTCgcctgcagcagcctgggcaaCCTCAAACGCCACGAACGGGTCCACAGCCAGGACAAGCCCTTCCAGTGTGCTGCCTGTGACTATCGCTGCAACCAGAGCCGCAACCTGAAGAGGCACATGCTCAGCCACCGCCTGCCCGAGGGCGAGGTGTCACACCAGCAGGACAAGGACCCAG AGCCACTGCTGCCGGAGCTGAGCCTGCACGTGGGCAGCGGCAGTGGCCCCTTCCTGCCTGGCTGCGCTCGGCTGCGAGGCGAGGAGGCGGCCGGACTGCCCGAGCTGCTTTTCCCCTTCACATGCCGCATGTGCGGGCTGGTGCTGGACGACGGGTTTGCGCAGGATGAGGGGCGGGCTGAGCAGGTCTGCGGGCgctgcagcctggcagtgctgggcactgAGCCGGGCGCCAGCCCCCGCAAAGGCACTGGGGACAAAGGCTTTTCCTGCAACTTCTGCCCCTTCGTCACCCACTACCCCAACCACTTGGCACGGCACATGAAGACGCACAGTGGGGAGAAGCCATTTGCCTGCCCGCTCTGCCCCTATGCCTCTGCCCACCTCGACAACCTGAAGCGGCACCAGCGGGTGCACACGGGCGAGAAGCCCTACAAGTGCCAGCTCTGCGACTATGCCTGCGGCAACCTGGCCAACCTCAAGCGTCACGGGCGCATCCACTCGGGCGACAAGCCCTTTCAGTGCAGCCTCTGCAGCTACAGCTGCAACCAGAGCATGAACCTGAAGCGGCACATGCTGCGGCACACGGGAGAGAAGCCCTTCCAGTGCCGGGACTGCTCTTACACCACTGGTCACTGGGACAACTACAAGCGCCACCAGAAGATCCACGGCCACACAGCCGAGAGCTGGGTAAACCCACGCAATGCCAAAGCCCTCCTGGCCCCTCCAGCCGTGGGCACGGCCCTGCCCTAA
- the ZNF513 gene encoding zinc finger protein 513 isoform X1 — MPRRKQSHPQPVKADAEDGPEETAGAALVLPGDLLLGRGLAFEKGPPADTLVGKIAMPAYALSDDDCSSGYQQLSVESDPEEGGEPGPAALPCRQCGLQLAASLGQSCLQCAGTEGGRSQRIVYSCQLCPFASHYSSHLKRHMKTHNGEKPFACTQCAYASAQLVNLTRHLRTHTGEKPYHCTCCSFACSSLGNLKRHERVHSQDKPFQCAACDYRCNQSRNLKRHMLSHRLPEGEVSHQQDKDPEPLLPELSLHVGSGSGPFLPGCARLRGEEAAGLPELLFPFTCRMCGLVLDDGFAQDEGRAEQVCGRCSLAVLGTEPGASPRKGTGDKGFSCNFCPFVTHYPNHLARHMKTHSGEKPFACPLCPYASAHLDNLKRHQRVHTGEKPYKCQLCDYACGNLANLKRHGRIHSGDKPFQCSLCSYSCNQSMNLKRHMLRHTGEKPFQCRDCSYTTGHWDNYKRHQKIHGHTAESWVNPRNAKALLAPPAVGTALP, encoded by the exons ATGCCCCGGCGGAAGCAGAGCCACCCGCAGCCGGTGAAGG CGGACGCCGAGGACGGCCCCGAGGAGACGGCGGGAGCGGCGCTGGTGCTACCCGGCGACCTGCTCCTGGGTCGCGGCCTGGCCTTCGAGAAGGGACCGCCAG CAGACACCCTGGTGGGGAAGATCGCCATGCCGGCGTATGCGCTGAGTGACGACGACTGCTCCTCTGGGTACCAGCAGCTGAGCGTGGAGAGCGACCCCGAGGAGGGTGGGGAGCCCGGCCCCGCAGCGCTGCCCTGCCGCCAGTGCGGGCTGCAGCTGGCTGCCAGCCTcgggcagagctgcctgcagtgcGCCGGCACGGAGGGGGGCCGCAGCCAGCGCATCGTGTactcctgccagctctgccccttcGCCTCCCACTACTCCAGCCATCTCAAGCGCCACATGAAGACACACAACGGGGAGAAGCCGTTCGCATGCACGCAGTGTGCCTATGCCTCTGCCCAGCTGGTGAACCTGACCCGACACTTGCGCACGCACACCGGGGAGAAGCCGTACCACTGCACGTGCTGCAGCTTCgcctgcagcagcctgggcaaCCTCAAACGCCACGAACGGGTCCACAGCCAGGACAAGCCCTTCCAGTGTGCTGCCTGTGACTATCGCTGCAACCAGAGCCGCAACCTGAAGAGGCACATGCTCAGCCACCGCCTGCCCGAGGGCGAGGTGTCACACCAGCAGGACAAGGACCCAG AGCCACTGCTGCCGGAGCTGAGCCTGCACGTGGGCAGCGGCAGTGGCCCCTTCCTGCCTGGCTGCGCTCGGCTGCGAGGCGAGGAGGCGGCCGGACTGCCCGAGCTGCTTTTCCCCTTCACATGCCGCATGTGCGGGCTGGTGCTGGACGACGGGTTTGCGCAGGATGAGGGGCGGGCTGAGCAGGTCTGCGGGCgctgcagcctggcagtgctgggcactgAGCCGGGCGCCAGCCCCCGCAAAGGCACTGGGGACAAAGGCTTTTCCTGCAACTTCTGCCCCTTCGTCACCCACTACCCCAACCACTTGGCACGGCACATGAAGACGCACAGTGGGGAGAAGCCATTTGCCTGCCCGCTCTGCCCCTATGCCTCTGCCCACCTCGACAACCTGAAGCGGCACCAGCGGGTGCACACGGGCGAGAAGCCCTACAAGTGCCAGCTCTGCGACTATGCCTGCGGCAACCTGGCCAACCTCAAGCGTCACGGGCGCATCCACTCGGGCGACAAGCCCTTTCAGTGCAGCCTCTGCAGCTACAGCTGCAACCAGAGCATGAACCTGAAGCGGCACATGCTGCGGCACACGGGAGAGAAGCCCTTCCAGTGCCGGGACTGCTCTTACACCACTGGTCACTGGGACAACTACAAGCGCCACCAGAAGATCCACGGCCACACAGCCGAGAGCTGGGTAAACCCACGCAATGCCAAAGCCCTCCTGGCCCCTCCAGCCGTGGGCACGGCCCTGCCCTAA
- the ZNF513 gene encoding zinc finger protein 513 isoform X3 — MPRRKQSHPQPVKADTLVGKIAMPAYALSDDDCSSGYQQLSVESDPEEGGEPGPAALPCRQCGLQLAASLGQSCLQCAGTEGGRSQRIVYSCQLCPFASHYSSHLKRHMKTHNGEKPFACTQCAYASAQLVNLTRHLRTHTGEKPYHCTCCSFACSSLGNLKRHERVHSQDKPFQCAACDYRCNQSRNLKRHMLSHRLPEGEVSHQQDKDPEPLLPELSLHVGSGSGPFLPGCARLRGEEAAGLPELLFPFTCRMCGLVLDDGFAQDEGRAEQVCGRCSLAVLGTEPGASPRKGTGDKGFSCNFCPFVTHYPNHLARHMKTHSGEKPFACPLCPYASAHLDNLKRHQRVHTGEKPYKCQLCDYACGNLANLKRHGRIHSGDKPFQCSLCSYSCNQSMNLKRHMLRHTGEKPFQCRDCSYTTGHWDNYKRHQKIHGHTAESWVNPRNAKALLAPPAVGTALP, encoded by the exons ATGCCCCGGCGGAAGCAGAGCCACCCGCAGCCGGTGAAGG CAGACACCCTGGTGGGGAAGATCGCCATGCCGGCGTATGCGCTGAGTGACGACGACTGCTCCTCTGGGTACCAGCAGCTGAGCGTGGAGAGCGACCCCGAGGAGGGTGGGGAGCCCGGCCCCGCAGCGCTGCCCTGCCGCCAGTGCGGGCTGCAGCTGGCTGCCAGCCTcgggcagagctgcctgcagtgcGCCGGCACGGAGGGGGGCCGCAGCCAGCGCATCGTGTactcctgccagctctgccccttcGCCTCCCACTACTCCAGCCATCTCAAGCGCCACATGAAGACACACAACGGGGAGAAGCCGTTCGCATGCACGCAGTGTGCCTATGCCTCTGCCCAGCTGGTGAACCTGACCCGACACTTGCGCACGCACACCGGGGAGAAGCCGTACCACTGCACGTGCTGCAGCTTCgcctgcagcagcctgggcaaCCTCAAACGCCACGAACGGGTCCACAGCCAGGACAAGCCCTTCCAGTGTGCTGCCTGTGACTATCGCTGCAACCAGAGCCGCAACCTGAAGAGGCACATGCTCAGCCACCGCCTGCCCGAGGGCGAGGTGTCACACCAGCAGGACAAGGACCCAG AGCCACTGCTGCCGGAGCTGAGCCTGCACGTGGGCAGCGGCAGTGGCCCCTTCCTGCCTGGCTGCGCTCGGCTGCGAGGCGAGGAGGCGGCCGGACTGCCCGAGCTGCTTTTCCCCTTCACATGCCGCATGTGCGGGCTGGTGCTGGACGACGGGTTTGCGCAGGATGAGGGGCGGGCTGAGCAGGTCTGCGGGCgctgcagcctggcagtgctgggcactgAGCCGGGCGCCAGCCCCCGCAAAGGCACTGGGGACAAAGGCTTTTCCTGCAACTTCTGCCCCTTCGTCACCCACTACCCCAACCACTTGGCACGGCACATGAAGACGCACAGTGGGGAGAAGCCATTTGCCTGCCCGCTCTGCCCCTATGCCTCTGCCCACCTCGACAACCTGAAGCGGCACCAGCGGGTGCACACGGGCGAGAAGCCCTACAAGTGCCAGCTCTGCGACTATGCCTGCGGCAACCTGGCCAACCTCAAGCGTCACGGGCGCATCCACTCGGGCGACAAGCCCTTTCAGTGCAGCCTCTGCAGCTACAGCTGCAACCAGAGCATGAACCTGAAGCGGCACATGCTGCGGCACACGGGAGAGAAGCCCTTCCAGTGCCGGGACTGCTCTTACACCACTGGTCACTGGGACAACTACAAGCGCCACCAGAAGATCCACGGCCACACAGCCGAGAGCTGGGTAAACCCACGCAATGCCAAAGCCCTCCTGGCCCCTCCAGCCGTGGGCACGGCCCTGCCCTAA
- the LOC115609795 gene encoding E3 ubiquitin-protein ligase RNF19B-like — protein MERPMRVPLHLLGFFGRKPQAVGGETSPEQQPEPAEPEETCIALPLGEDRELVECPLCLLPQPPEAFPTLASCEHRSCRACLEQYLRIAVSESRVQVACPHCPAALQPDDVHRLLAEPFLRDKYEEFLLRRLLAADPGTRWCPAPDCSYAVIAYGCAECPRLTCGREGCGTEFCYHCRQPWHPYGPCVPALPAPSLANAAQPVHLEDSAHAEAENIKVCPRCSAFIMKINDGSCNRMNCTVCGCLFCWLCLQEISDVHFLSPSGCTFWGKRPWSRTRKILWQLGMVLGAPMVISLVAGIAVPVITIGIPVYMGRKVLGQSRRSSLSGCQQCLSVTSSVLLSLFVSPIITAVTVGVGVPLMLTYVYGVVVLSLCRSRWGCGRSPPGDLGVVELENLTKQVNELRSVLPSPRPLEDGVPDTTTSVPSSSHSPRHGMVWQEQDSQSASAVALTGNVPSEGMDTSSREGISIEVEVSIEAAPHPARQQSLCSAPSGQSLSGDSLGGTSDRSSTVGISTE, from the exons ATGGAGCGGCCCATGCGTGTGCCCCTCCACCTCCTGGGCTTCTTTGGGCGGAAGCCACAGGCCGTTGGAGGGGAGACAtcaccagagcagcagccagagccGGCGGAACCTGAGGAGACGTGCATTGCGCTGCCCCTGGGCGAGGACAGGGAGCTGGTGGAGTGccccctgtgcctgctgccccAGCCGCCCGAGGCCTTTCCCACCCTGGCCTCCTGCGAGCACCGCTCGTGCCGGGCCTGCCTGGAGCAGTATCTGCGCATTGCTGTCAGTGAGAGCCGCGTGCAGGTGGCCTGCCCGCACTGCCCAGCCGCGCTGCAGCCTGACGATGTCCACCGCCTCCTGGCTGAGCCCTTCCTCCGCGACAAGTACGAGGAGTTCCTCCTGCGGCGGCTGCTGGCGGCTGATCCTGGCACCCGCTGGTGTCCTGCGCCCGACTGCAG CTACGCTGTCATCGCCTACGGCTGTGCCGAGTGTCCTCGCCTCACCTGCGGGCGTGAGGGCTGTGGCACTGAGTTCTGCTACCACTGCCGGCAGCCCTGGCACCCATATGGCCCTTGTGTGCCAGCACTGCCGGCCCCCAGCCTGGCCAACGCAGCACAGCCAGTCCACCTGGAGGACTCGGCCCATG CTGAGGCCGAGAACATCAAGGTCTGTCCCCGCTGCAGTGCCTTCATCATGAAGATCAATGATGGGAGCTGCAACCGCATGAACTGCACGGTCTGTGGCTGCCTCTtctgctggctctgcctgcaAGAGATCTCTGACGTGCACTTCCTGAG CCCCTCTGGCTGCACCTTCTGGGGGAAGAGGCCTTGGTCACGGACCCGGAAGATCCTGTGGCAGCTGGGCATGGTGCTGGGGGCGCCCATGGTGATTTCCCTCGTTGCGGGCATCGCTGTCCCTGTCATTACCATCGGGATCCCTGTCTACATGGGTAGGAAG GTGCTGGGCCAGAGCCGGAGGAGCAGCCTGTCTGGGTGCCAGCAGTGCCTCTCTGTCACCAGCAGTGTTCTCCTGTCTCTCTTTGTGTCCCCCATCATAACAGCTGTCACCGTGG GAGTTGGCGTGCCCCTCATGCTCACCTATGTCTATGGGGTGGTGGTGCTGTCGCTGTGTCGGAGCCGGTGGGGCTGTGGCCGCAGCCCACCTGGGGACCTTGGTGTAGTGGAGCTGGAGAACCTGACCAAGC AAGTGAACGAGCTGCGGTCAGTGCTGCCCAGCCCCAGGCCCCTTGAGGATGGAGTCCCAGACACAACCAcctctgtccccagcagcagccataGCCCGCGCCATGGGATGGtgtggcaggagcaggacagcCAGTCAGCCAGCGCGGTGGCCCTCACAGGGAATGTGCCGAGTGAGGGCATGGACACGTCCAGTAG GGAAGGTATCAGCATTGAGGTGGAGGTGTCAATTGAAGCAGCACCACATCCTGCCCGGCAGCAGAGCCTGTGCAGCGCACCATCAGGGCAGAGCCTCTCTGGAGACTCCCTGGGAGGCACCAGTGACAGGTCCAGCACTGTGGGCATCTCCACGGAGTGA